The Microbacterium maritypicum genome contains a region encoding:
- a CDS encoding DUF6458 family protein codes for MSIGSGIALFVIGAILVFAINVDVAWVDLDMVGYILMGAGVVIFLLGIVLLARRRRTETVSRTVVDPATGAPTTRRSVSSTGDDAV; via the coding sequence ATGAGCATCGGCAGCGGAATCGCGCTCTTCGTGATCGGGGCGATCCTCGTCTTCGCGATCAATGTCGACGTCGCCTGGGTCGACCTCGACATGGTCGGCTACATCCTGATGGGCGCAGGAGTGGTCATATTCCTGCTCGGCATCGTCCTGCTGGCGCGTCGTCGTCGGACGGAGACGGTCTCGCGCACCGTCGTCGACCCCGCGACGGGAGCACCGACGACTCGTCGCTCCGTGAGCTCCACCGGCGACGACGCGGTGTGA
- a CDS encoding DUF7882 family protein, which produces MGSLYYGDAKTPIQIDDRALAHLKVVIATKLRRNESFTLSWRHPEGDAPGRSTLWLHPSIPLRFVFQDAETPDLSRRWIEELAHSASSSGGITLVEEHLESVHAD; this is translated from the coding sequence ATGGGCAGCCTCTACTACGGCGACGCGAAGACCCCGATCCAGATCGACGATCGCGCGCTTGCGCACCTGAAGGTCGTCATCGCCACGAAGCTCCGCCGCAACGAGAGCTTCACGCTCTCGTGGCGACACCCTGAAGGCGATGCGCCCGGTCGCTCGACGTTGTGGCTGCACCCCTCGATCCCGCTGCGGTTCGTGTTCCAGGACGCGGAGACGCCGGACCTGAGCCGGAGATGGATCGAGGAACTCGCGCACTCCGCGAGCTCCAGCGGTGGGATCACCCTCGTCGAGGAACACCTCGAGAGCGTCCACGCCGACTGA
- a CDS encoding 3'-5' exonuclease: protein MPSGSPLPAWLTRVGVFDLETTGVDVESDRVVTAYVGVLDAGGRQVAARSWLADPGVPIPEGATAVHGITTMHARSQGRPAHEVVAEVTAALRSLFDQGVPVVAYNASYDFSLLACEAIRHGVEPLTDPAPVIDPLVIDKAFDRYRRGRRTLEVVAAHYAVPLESAHEASADAIAAGRVAQALARQFSLPESPAQLHTHQIGWARSQAASLTEYFVSIGRLDPDDALDGSWPVRSPSPHTDSPLSD from the coding sequence ATGCCATCCGGATCTCCGCTCCCCGCGTGGCTCACGCGCGTCGGTGTGTTCGACCTGGAGACGACGGGCGTCGACGTCGAGTCGGATCGCGTGGTCACCGCCTATGTCGGCGTGCTCGATGCGGGGGGACGCCAGGTCGCGGCTCGCTCATGGCTCGCAGACCCCGGAGTCCCGATTCCCGAAGGAGCGACTGCTGTGCACGGCATCACCACCATGCACGCACGATCGCAGGGAAGGCCGGCGCACGAGGTCGTCGCCGAAGTCACCGCCGCGTTGCGATCGTTGTTCGATCAGGGGGTGCCGGTCGTCGCCTACAACGCGTCGTACGACTTCTCCCTGCTCGCCTGTGAAGCGATCCGTCACGGAGTCGAGCCCCTCACAGACCCGGCCCCCGTGATCGATCCGCTCGTGATCGACAAGGCCTTCGACCGCTACCGTCGTGGCCGGCGCACGCTCGAAGTGGTGGCGGCGCACTATGCCGTGCCGCTGGAGAGCGCCCATGAAGCGTCTGCCGACGCCATCGCCGCCGGACGTGTCGCGCAGGCGCTCGCGCGTCAGTTCAGCCTCCCCGAATCTCCCGCGCAACTCCACACGCATCAGATCGGGTGGGCCCGATCGCAGGCGGCGAGCCTCACCGAGTACTTCGTGAGCATCGGCCGGCTCGACCCCGATGACGCGCTCGACGGTAGCTGGCCCGTTCGATCCCCTTCCCCTCACACGGATTCCCCTCTCTCAGATTGA
- a CDS encoding helix-turn-helix transcriptional regulator yields MQFTSADLERVESTWQQFVPSSSLQKADPRRFRFDWRSEELETASLIDYRLAAQVHSRAEPLEQLLVCRVEAPDARVWSGRESLDAQSVWMSDGTEVEARWDRSARVRAVVFDHQAAENRARQITGDDRRELRTTGLVPHSAADAQRWERMFAYLDQSLAAGDTEPLLIAELERHALTVTLSAFPTTFTDSLQRPAQRAGAPASVRRALAYIDANAHLAITIDDVAAASYISTRGLQYAFRRALDITPADALRRARLDGAHRDLRDGDGRSVGEIARRWGFSNSSRFTVAYREAYGAAPSLPSA; encoded by the coding sequence ATGCAGTTCACATCCGCCGATCTGGAGCGGGTGGAGTCCACGTGGCAGCAATTCGTCCCCTCCTCGTCGCTGCAGAAGGCGGACCCGCGGAGGTTCCGATTCGACTGGCGATCCGAGGAGCTCGAGACCGCGTCCCTGATCGACTATCGCCTCGCCGCGCAGGTGCATTCGCGAGCCGAGCCGCTGGAGCAGCTCCTGGTGTGCCGTGTGGAGGCTCCTGACGCGCGCGTCTGGTCCGGGCGGGAGTCGCTGGATGCGCAATCCGTGTGGATGTCGGATGGCACCGAAGTCGAGGCGAGATGGGACCGCTCCGCTCGCGTTCGAGCCGTCGTGTTCGATCATCAGGCGGCAGAGAATCGAGCGCGGCAGATCACCGGCGACGATCGCCGAGAGCTGCGCACCACCGGGCTCGTGCCGCACTCCGCAGCCGACGCCCAGCGCTGGGAGCGCATGTTCGCGTACCTCGACCAGTCCTTGGCGGCGGGAGACACGGAACCGCTGCTGATCGCCGAGCTCGAGCGTCATGCCTTGACGGTGACCCTCTCGGCGTTCCCGACGACGTTCACGGACTCGCTGCAGCGTCCGGCACAGCGCGCCGGCGCGCCTGCGTCCGTGCGTCGAGCACTCGCCTACATCGATGCGAACGCCCATCTCGCCATCACGATCGACGATGTCGCGGCCGCGTCCTACATCTCTACACGGGGTCTGCAGTACGCATTCCGGCGCGCTCTCGACATCACGCCTGCCGATGCCCTGCGACGAGCGCGCCTCGACGGCGCCCATCGGGATCTCCGCGACGGAGACGGCCGCTCCGTGGGCGAGATCGCTCGGCGATGGGGCTTCAGCAACTCTTCCCGGTTCACCGTGGCCTACCGCGAGGCCTACGGGGCTGCGCCTTCACTGCCGTCTGCGTGA